From the Anaeromyxobacter sp. genome, one window contains:
- a CDS encoding cob(I)yrinic acid a,c-diamide adenosyltransferase, protein MKIYTKSGDGGETGLFGGGRVRKCDARVEAYGAVDEACAAIGLARAALAEGGRADPELTGELKRIQDELFCVGAELATPHGVKARSVVPALEPGWAERLERAMDRWDAELPVLHQFVLPGGTRAAAALHLARAVCRRAERQVVSLAAGVEVDPLALVYLNRLSDLLFVAARLANHRAGQAEVHWDPKADRSGPA, encoded by the coding sequence ATGAAGATCTACACGAAGAGCGGCGACGGCGGAGAGACTGGCCTCTTCGGGGGCGGCCGGGTGCGCAAGTGCGACGCACGGGTCGAGGCCTACGGCGCCGTGGACGAGGCCTGCGCCGCCATCGGGCTGGCGCGCGCCGCCCTGGCCGAGGGCGGGCGGGCTGATCCCGAGCTCACGGGCGAGCTCAAGCGCATCCAGGACGAGCTCTTCTGCGTGGGCGCGGAGCTCGCCACGCCGCACGGCGTGAAGGCGCGCTCGGTGGTGCCGGCCCTGGAGCCCGGCTGGGCCGAGCGGCTGGAGCGGGCCATGGACCGGTGGGACGCCGAGCTGCCCGTGCTGCACCAGTTCGTGCTGCCGGGCGGCACCCGCGCCGCGGCGGCGCTGCACCTGGCCCGCGCCGTCTGCCGGCGGGCCGAGCGGCAGGTGGTCTCGCTGGCCGCCGGGGTGGAGGTGGACCCGCTGGCCCTGGTGTACCTGAACCGGCTCTCCGACCTCCTCTTCGTGGCGGCGCGCCTGGCCAACCACCGGGCCGGCCAGGCCGAGGTGCACTGGGACCCGAAGGCGGACCGCTCGGGCCCGGCATGA
- a CDS encoding DEAD/DEAH box helicase yields MTRPVNADAPAKTFADLLAHPALQRALAAKGYAEPTPVQAAVLDPALAGKDLLVSSRTGSGKTVAFGLCLAESLLGEAPTFGKAGPPLGLVIAPTRELAVQVQRELGWLLGPAGGVVLACVGGLDPRREARALAIGVHVVVGTPGRLVDHIERGALDLSGLGALVLDEADEMLDMGFREELEAILSASPPERRTILFSATLPKPITDLARQYTREPVRVAATPAREAHADIAYRAHVVAQRERDHALVNVLRALDPASALVFRARREAVTHTAAALSERGFETVAISGELTQEQRLRALKSLRDGRARVLVATDVAARGLDLPGIELVLHADLPGDAQALQHRSGRTGRAGKKGQAVLLCAPAERYKLERMLREAGVTAEWAPVPSAEEIRKKDDARLQAEVAVALDEVPEDELLAARALLEGRDPVALALALVRRHRTALPAAEELPETARVAREAPRGPRAPRPGPPSDAMWFRLTIGREKKADPKWILPLLCRRGGVTRDEIGKIIILATETRFQVATHAAARFADAARVPDPRAPGLRIDPARPPDDLRPGAAAHPAARPHAARPRPAVAPAEAAAPAPAAPAPAAPRREGPRPGARPRPAGSPASGPRPVHGTGHAVRRGTKPRS; encoded by the coding sequence ATGACCCGCCCCGTGAACGCCGACGCGCCCGCCAAGACCTTCGCCGACCTGCTGGCCCACCCCGCCTTGCAGCGCGCCCTGGCCGCCAAGGGCTACGCCGAGCCCACCCCGGTGCAGGCGGCCGTGCTGGACCCCGCGCTGGCCGGCAAGGACCTGCTGGTCTCCTCGCGCACCGGGTCCGGCAAGACCGTGGCCTTCGGCCTGTGCCTGGCCGAGTCGCTGCTCGGCGAGGCGCCCACCTTCGGCAAGGCCGGCCCGCCGCTCGGCCTGGTCATCGCCCCCACCCGCGAGCTGGCGGTGCAGGTCCAGCGCGAGCTGGGGTGGCTGCTCGGCCCGGCCGGCGGCGTGGTGCTGGCCTGCGTGGGCGGGCTCGACCCGCGGCGCGAGGCCCGGGCCCTGGCCATCGGCGTGCACGTGGTGGTGGGCACGCCGGGCCGCCTGGTGGACCACATCGAGCGCGGCGCCCTCGACCTCTCGGGGCTGGGCGCCCTGGTGCTCGACGAGGCCGACGAGATGCTCGACATGGGCTTCCGCGAGGAGCTGGAGGCCATCCTCTCGGCCTCGCCGCCGGAGCGGCGCACCATCCTCTTCTCGGCCACCCTGCCGAAGCCCATCACCGACCTGGCGCGCCAGTACACCCGCGAGCCGGTGCGGGTGGCCGCCACGCCGGCCCGCGAGGCCCACGCCGACATCGCCTACCGGGCCCACGTGGTGGCGCAGCGCGAGCGCGACCACGCCCTGGTCAACGTGCTGCGGGCCCTCGACCCGGCCAGCGCGCTGGTGTTCCGGGCGCGCCGCGAGGCCGTCACCCACACCGCCGCGGCGCTCTCCGAGCGCGGCTTCGAGACCGTGGCCATCTCCGGCGAGCTGACCCAGGAGCAGCGGCTGCGGGCCCTCAAGTCGCTGCGCGACGGCCGGGCCCGCGTGCTGGTGGCCACCGACGTGGCGGCCCGCGGCCTGGACCTGCCCGGCATCGAGCTGGTGCTGCACGCCGACCTGCCGGGCGACGCCCAGGCCCTGCAGCACCGCAGCGGCCGCACCGGCCGCGCCGGCAAGAAGGGGCAGGCGGTGCTGCTGTGCGCGCCGGCCGAGCGCTACAAGCTGGAGCGGATGCTGCGGGAGGCGGGGGTGACGGCCGAGTGGGCCCCGGTCCCCAGCGCCGAGGAGATCCGCAAGAAGGACGACGCCCGCCTGCAGGCCGAGGTGGCGGTGGCGCTCGACGAGGTCCCCGAGGACGAGCTCCTGGCCGCCCGCGCGCTGCTGGAGGGGCGCGACCCGGTGGCGCTGGCCCTGGCGCTGGTGCGCCGCCACCGCACCGCCCTGCCGGCCGCCGAGGAGCTCCCAGAGACGGCCCGGGTCGCCCGCGAGGCTCCCCGCGGCCCGCGCGCCCCGCGCCCTGGCCCGCCCTCCGACGCCATGTGGTTCCGGCTCACCATCGGCCGCGAGAAGAAGGCCGACCCGAAGTGGATCCTGCCGCTCCTGTGCCGGCGCGGTGGGGTGACCCGCGACGAGATCGGCAAGATCATCATCCTGGCCACCGAGACCCGCTTCCAGGTGGCCACCCACGCCGCGGCCCGCTTCGCCGACGCGGCCCGCGTGCCGGATCCGCGCGCGCCGGGGCTGCGCATCGACCCGGCGCGCCCGCCCGACGACCTGCGGCCCGGCGCCGCCGCCCACCCCGCGGCGCGCCCGCACGCCGCGCGGCCCCGCCCGGCCGTGGCGCCGGCCGAGGCCGCGGCCCCTGCGCCCGCTGCGCCGGCGCCCGCGGCCCCCCGACGCGAGGGCCCGCGCCCCGGCGCCCGCCCTCGCCCGGCCGGCTCCCCGGCCAGCGGCCCGCGCCCGGTCCACGGCACGGGCCACGCCGTGCGGCGCGGGACCAAGCCGCGCAGCTGA
- a CDS encoding MBL fold metallo-hydrolase — MLVVRSVVVGPFAMNAYLVACGETGEALLIDPGAEIPRVLALAEPGWRVGRIFLTHGHVDHVAGAAEAQAATGAPVTIHEGDQRFLASLPRQVEVFGLPHALPPTVERTHRDGEVVTVGRHAATVLHTPGHSPGSTCLWFADDQVLFTGDTLFLGSVGRTDLPGGDFDQLAGSIKEKLFPLGDEVTFHPGHGPAGTLGEERRQNPFVGEAPRRSRFV; from the coding sequence ATGCTGGTGGTCCGCTCGGTGGTGGTCGGCCCGTTCGCCATGAACGCCTACCTGGTGGCGTGCGGCGAGACCGGGGAGGCGCTGCTGATCGACCCCGGCGCCGAGATCCCGCGGGTGCTGGCGCTGGCCGAGCCCGGCTGGCGCGTCGGCCGGATCTTCCTGACCCACGGCCACGTCGACCACGTGGCCGGGGCCGCCGAGGCGCAGGCCGCCACCGGGGCGCCGGTCACCATCCACGAGGGCGACCAGCGCTTCCTGGCCTCGCTGCCGCGCCAGGTGGAGGTGTTCGGCCTGCCGCACGCCCTGCCGCCGACGGTGGAGCGGACCCACCGGGACGGCGAGGTGGTGACGGTGGGGCGCCACGCCGCCACCGTGCTGCACACCCCCGGCCACTCGCCCGGCTCCACCTGCCTGTGGTTCGCCGACGACCAGGTGCTCTTCACCGGCGACACGCTCTTCCTCGGCTCGGTGGGGCGCACCGACCTGCCGGGCGGCGACTTCGACCAGCTGGCCGGCTCCATCAAGGAGAAGCTCTTCCCGCTGGGCGACGAGGTGACCTTCCACCCCGGCCACGGCCCGGCCGGCACCCTCGGCGAGGAGCGGCGCCAGAACCCCTTCGTGGGCGAGGCGCCGCGGCGCAGCCGCTTCGTCTGA
- a CDS encoding enoyl-ACP reductase, with amino-acid sequence MSEATTTPPSPGRLLEGKRALITGVANDRSIAWAIAEAFHAQGAELAFTYPGAAMGERVIPLVKGLGPAAVLDMDVSEDASIDQAFAALREVWPRFDILVHSIGYAPRGALAGRFTEVTTREAWRITLDVSAYSLIALARAARPFLPPGGNLVTLSYYGAEKVVSNYNVMGVAKAALEASMRYLAEDLGQDGIRVNAISAGPVKTLAAAGIKGMRTMLQENAEKTPLRRNIDQDDVARACLYLCSDLARSVTGEVLHVDCGQNILGVVSMA; translated from the coding sequence ATGAGCGAAGCCACCACCACCCCTCCGTCGCCGGGCCGGCTGCTCGAGGGCAAGCGGGCCCTGATCACCGGCGTGGCCAACGACCGGTCCATCGCCTGGGCCATCGCCGAGGCCTTCCACGCCCAGGGGGCCGAGCTGGCCTTCACCTACCCGGGGGCGGCCATGGGCGAGCGGGTCATCCCGCTGGTGAAGGGGCTGGGCCCCGCCGCGGTCCTCGACATGGACGTCTCGGAGGACGCCAGCATCGACCAGGCGTTCGCCGCCCTGCGCGAGGTCTGGCCGCGCTTCGACATCCTGGTCCACTCCATCGGCTACGCGCCGCGAGGGGCGCTGGCCGGGCGCTTCACCGAGGTGACCACCCGCGAGGCCTGGCGCATCACCCTGGACGTGTCGGCCTACTCGCTGATCGCCCTGGCCCGGGCGGCGCGGCCCTTCCTGCCGCCCGGCGGCAACCTGGTGACGCTCTCGTACTACGGCGCCGAGAAGGTGGTCTCCAACTACAACGTCATGGGGGTGGCCAAGGCGGCGCTGGAGGCCTCGATGCGCTACCTGGCCGAGGACCTCGGCCAGGACGGCATCCGCGTCAACGCCATCAGCGCCGGCCCGGTCAAGACCCTGGCCGCGGCCGGCATCAAGGGCATGCGGACCATGCTGCAGGAGAACGCCGAGAAGACCCCGCTGCGCCGGAACATCGACCAGGACGACGTGGCGCGGGCCTGCCTCTACCTGTGCTCGGACCTGGCCCGCAGCGTCACCGGCGAGGTGCTGCACGTGGACTGCGGCCAGAACATCCTGGGCGTGGTCTCGATGGCCTGA
- the erpA gene encoding iron-sulfur cluster insertion protein ErpA: MDAMTQTAPAATDLGMDNFVVLTDKAIEMVKDAMTREGLAGYGIRVGVQGGGCSGFQYSMDFEEKPRDGDITLDQGGVKLFVDSMSSMYLQGVTIDYVQGLQGAGFKFNNPNAKSTCGCGSSFST, from the coding sequence ATGGACGCGATGACCCAGACTGCTCCCGCGGCGACCGATCTCGGCATGGACAACTTCGTCGTCCTGACCGACAAGGCCATCGAGATGGTGAAGGACGCCATGACCCGCGAGGGGCTGGCCGGCTACGGCATCCGCGTCGGGGTGCAGGGCGGCGGCTGCTCCGGCTTCCAGTACTCCATGGACTTCGAGGAGAAGCCGCGCGACGGCGACATCACCCTCGACCAGGGCGGCGTCAAGCTCTTCGTGGACTCGATGAGCTCGATGTACCTGCAGGGCGTCACCATCGACTACGTGCAGGGGCTGCAGGGCGCCGGGTTCAAGTTCAACAACCCGAACGCCAAGAGCACCTGCGGCTGCGGCTCGTCCTTCTCGACCTAG
- a CDS encoding tetratricopeptide repeat protein → MTPDERLAAFQKFAAARPDDPFTRYSLAMQLRSMGRLDDAVGEFQELARRTPDYLPTWLMLGQALETLARGAEAAQAYRDGIAVAVRRGDNHARGELEDALGQLGDRAG, encoded by the coding sequence ATGACCCCGGACGAGCGGCTGGCGGCGTTCCAGAAGTTCGCGGCCGCCAGGCCAGACGACCCCTTCACGCGCTACTCGCTGGCCATGCAGCTCCGGTCCATGGGGCGGCTCGACGACGCGGTGGGCGAGTTCCAGGAGCTGGCGCGGCGCACCCCGGACTACCTGCCGACCTGGCTGATGCTGGGGCAGGCCCTGGAGACCCTGGCGCGGGGCGCCGAGGCGGCCCAGGCCTACCGGGACGGGATCGCCGTGGCGGTGCGGCGGGGCGACAACCACGCGCGGGGCGAGCTCGAGGATGCGCTCGGGCAGCTCGGCGACAGGGCCGGCTGA
- a CDS encoding response regulator — MPPAGEGAVQRLRDLEARVAQLLEENQQLAERQVDTALLGLVSEHVYLVEDAAGILQVGLEQVSILKDVPLCAVGDLGPADVVVRHAYHARSDARLDGRVLRLAPRVVEALRSGALLLRGAQCAEAGLDAALLPALAPGSALLLPFTCRTMPRGLFLFVHEDDGAHLADVTPVLARVVETVAARLENVALLEELLALNAALDEKVASRTGQLTAANQELEDEVAERRRTEEALRQSEARLRLALSASAMASVDWDLETGRLTWSEGAATLLGAAPATLEAWVAAVHQEDRGAVAALLAAAPSGGRRTRLEHRVAAAPERWLELHASAVAGLAGRAARVTGVLVDVTERRHLEDERRQSVKLESIGRLAGGVAHDFNNLLTTILGVGELLAADLPPGGPQAADLRTILEAGRHAAALTRQLLAFSRKQQLEVHPLPLEEVCRTFAPMLARLIGEDVVVRLDLDVGAPPILGDRSQIEQVLMNLAINARDAMPRGGTLTISVAAAPVLEERPDGPPPGRWVRLSVSDTGTGMAPEVAARAFEPFFTTKARGQGTGLGLATVYGVVRQHGGHARLFTAPGAGTRFDLYLPAAEAASAAAAPSPAAPAPAPLGRGETVLVVDDEPSIRRVVRSILVRLGYQVLEAEGGAQALELVEQTGGRVDALLSDVVMPGMRGAELGRAFRARWPGRPVLLMSGYAEGLEDATAGADAFVVKPLTFDALARALRAALDQARGAPPPDEPPGR, encoded by the coding sequence ATGCCGCCCGCGGGTGAGGGGGCCGTCCAGCGCCTGCGCGACCTGGAGGCCCGGGTCGCCCAGCTGCTGGAGGAGAACCAGCAGCTGGCCGAGCGCCAGGTCGACACCGCCCTGCTGGGGCTGGTCTCCGAGCACGTCTACCTGGTGGAGGACGCCGCCGGCATCCTGCAGGTGGGGCTGGAGCAGGTCTCCATCCTGAAGGACGTGCCGCTCTGCGCGGTGGGCGACCTGGGGCCGGCCGACGTGGTGGTGCGCCACGCCTACCACGCCCGCAGCGACGCCCGCCTGGACGGCCGCGTCCTGCGCCTCGCGCCGCGGGTGGTGGAGGCGCTGCGCTCCGGCGCGCTGCTGCTGCGCGGCGCCCAGTGCGCCGAGGCCGGCCTGGACGCCGCCCTGCTGCCCGCGCTGGCGCCCGGCTCGGCGCTGCTCCTGCCCTTCACCTGCCGCACCATGCCGCGCGGCCTCTTCCTCTTCGTGCACGAGGACGACGGGGCGCACCTGGCGGACGTCACCCCGGTGCTGGCGCGGGTGGTGGAGACGGTGGCGGCGCGGCTCGAGAACGTGGCGCTGCTGGAGGAGCTGCTGGCGCTCAACGCCGCCCTCGACGAGAAGGTGGCCTCCCGCACCGGCCAGCTCACGGCCGCCAACCAGGAGCTGGAGGACGAGGTGGCGGAGCGGCGCCGCACCGAGGAGGCGCTGCGCCAGAGCGAGGCGCGCCTGCGGCTGGCGCTGTCGGCCTCGGCCATGGCCAGCGTGGACTGGGACCTGGAGACCGGGCGCCTCACCTGGTCGGAGGGCGCCGCCACGCTGCTGGGGGCGGCCCCGGCCACGCTGGAGGCCTGGGTGGCCGCGGTGCACCAGGAGGATCGCGGGGCCGTGGCGGCGCTGCTGGCGGCCGCGCCCTCGGGCGGCCGGCGCACCCGGCTGGAGCACCGCGTGGCCGCCGCGCCGGAGCGCTGGCTGGAGCTGCACGCCAGCGCGGTGGCGGGCCTGGCCGGGCGCGCCGCCCGGGTCACCGGCGTCCTGGTCGACGTCACCGAGCGGCGCCACCTGGAGGACGAGCGGCGCCAGTCGGTGAAGCTCGAGTCCATCGGGCGGCTGGCCGGTGGGGTGGCCCACGACTTCAACAACCTGCTCACCACCATCCTGGGCGTGGGCGAGCTGCTGGCGGCCGACCTCCCTCCCGGCGGCCCGCAGGCGGCCGACCTGCGCACCATCCTGGAGGCGGGGCGCCACGCCGCCGCCCTGACGCGGCAGCTGCTGGCCTTCTCGCGCAAGCAGCAGCTGGAGGTCCACCCCCTGCCGCTGGAGGAGGTGTGCCGCACCTTCGCCCCCATGCTGGCCCGCCTCATCGGCGAGGACGTGGTGGTCCGCCTGGACCTGGACGTGGGCGCCCCGCCGATCCTGGGCGACCGGTCGCAGATCGAGCAGGTGCTGATGAACCTGGCCATCAACGCCCGCGACGCCATGCCCCGCGGCGGGACGCTCACCATCTCGGTGGCGGCGGCCCCGGTGCTGGAGGAGCGGCCGGACGGCCCGCCGCCGGGCCGATGGGTGCGGCTCTCGGTGAGCGACACCGGCACGGGCATGGCCCCCGAGGTGGCCGCCCGCGCCTTCGAGCCCTTCTTCACCACCAAGGCGCGGGGCCAGGGCACCGGGCTGGGGTTGGCCACGGTCTACGGCGTGGTGCGGCAGCACGGCGGCCACGCGCGGCTGTTCACCGCCCCGGGCGCCGGGACGCGCTTCGACCTCTACCTGCCGGCCGCCGAGGCGGCGTCCGCCGCCGCGGCGCCCTCGCCAGCGGCCCCCGCGCCGGCGCCGCTCGGGCGCGGCGAGACCGTGCTGGTGGTGGACGACGAGCCCTCCATCCGGCGGGTGGTCCGCTCCATCCTGGTGCGGCTGGGCTACCAGGTGCTGGAGGCGGAGGGCGGGGCGCAGGCGCTGGAGCTGGTGGAGCAGACGGGCGGCCGGGTGGACGCGCTGCTCTCCGACGTGGTGATGCCCGGGATGCGGGGGGCGGAGCTGGGCCGCGCCTTCCGGGCCCGCTGGCCGGGCCGGCCGGTGCTGCTCATGAGCGGCTACGCCGAGGGGCTGGAGGACGCCACCGCCGGGGCCGACGCCTTCGTGGTCAAGCCGCTCACCTTCGACGCCCTGGCGCGCGCGCTGCGCGCCGCGCTCGACCAGGCCAGGGGCGCGCCGCCGCCGGACGAACCCCCCGGTCGCTGA
- a CDS encoding molybdenum cofactor guanylyltransferase yields MPPRYPDVTGALIAGGRATRLGGAVKGLLRLDGTPIAGRSLRLFKELFAASLVVTNDPRPYAVLGASLVADVLPGKGAPGGVHAALTASTSEWVFTAACDMPFLSRTSVAHLVERRAGAAAVMPRWGGRLEPLFALWSRACLPLLDGALRRGDPSLQELAEVVGARVIEESEWRLIDPDGRAFENVNTPEDAARLGLVVR; encoded by the coding sequence GTGCCTCCGCGCTACCCCGACGTCACGGGCGCCCTCATCGCCGGCGGCCGCGCCACCCGGCTCGGCGGCGCGGTGAAGGGGCTGCTCCGCCTGGACGGCACGCCCATCGCGGGGCGCTCGCTGCGGCTCTTCAAGGAGCTGTTCGCCGCCTCGCTGGTGGTGACCAACGACCCGCGCCCCTACGCCGTCCTGGGCGCGTCGCTGGTGGCCGACGTCCTGCCCGGCAAGGGCGCCCCAGGCGGCGTCCACGCGGCCCTGACGGCCTCCACCTCCGAGTGGGTCTTCACGGCCGCCTGCGACATGCCGTTCCTGTCGCGCACCTCGGTGGCCCACCTGGTGGAGCGGCGCGCCGGCGCGGCCGCGGTGATGCCGCGGTGGGGAGGGCGGCTGGAGCCGCTCTTCGCCCTCTGGTCCAGGGCCTGCCTCCCCCTGCTCGACGGGGCGCTGCGGCGCGGCGACCCCTCGCTGCAGGAGCTGGCCGAGGTGGTGGGGGCGCGGGTGATCGAGGAGAGCGAGTGGCGCCTGATCGATCCGGACGGGCGGGCCTTCGAGAACGTCAACACGCCCGAGGACGCGGCGCGCCTCGGGCTGGTGGTCCGGTAA
- a CDS encoding alpha/beta hydrolase: MPAPHLEPPPAAPRTPVQTVQVGPHRLAYRRAGAGQPVLLVHGITTHSFLWEGVLQRLAATGRYDVVAVDLLGCGASDLPLDASYALKAHAERLGPFCQALGLSGVHLVGHDLGGGIAQILAVNQPTLLRSLTLVNPVGYDFWPVQPIIALRTPVIRQLLLAALDLGAFAVLVRRGLYHKDRVDAALMADFTSPLRTAAGRKAFVHFARCLDNANLMEVAADLPRLRLPVLVAWGMADAYLSFAIAERLVKDIPGARLERIPEAGHYTPLDQPGQLAALLQVHLDAARG; the protein is encoded by the coding sequence ATGCCCGCACCGCACCTCGAGCCGCCACCGGCGGCGCCCCGGACTCCGGTCCAGACGGTCCAGGTCGGGCCGCACCGGCTGGCCTACCGGCGCGCCGGGGCCGGCCAGCCGGTCCTGCTGGTGCACGGCATCACCACCCACTCCTTCCTCTGGGAGGGGGTGCTGCAGCGCCTGGCCGCCACCGGGCGCTACGACGTGGTGGCGGTGGACCTGCTCGGCTGCGGCGCCTCCGACCTGCCGCTCGACGCCTCCTACGCCCTCAAGGCGCACGCCGAGCGGCTGGGGCCGTTCTGCCAGGCGCTCGGCCTCTCCGGCGTCCACCTGGTGGGGCACGACCTGGGCGGCGGCATCGCCCAGATCCTGGCGGTGAACCAGCCCACCCTCCTGCGCAGCCTGACCCTGGTGAACCCGGTCGGCTACGACTTCTGGCCGGTCCAGCCCATCATCGCCCTGCGCACCCCCGTCATCCGCCAGCTGCTGCTGGCGGCGCTCGACCTGGGCGCCTTCGCGGTGCTGGTGCGGCGCGGCCTGTACCACAAGGACCGGGTGGACGCGGCCCTCATGGCCGACTTCACCTCGCCGCTCCGGACCGCCGCGGGGCGCAAGGCCTTCGTGCACTTCGCCCGCTGCCTCGACAACGCCAACCTCATGGAGGTCGCGGCCGACCTGCCGCGGCTGCGCCTGCCGGTGCTGGTGGCCTGGGGCATGGCCGACGCCTACCTCTCCTTCGCCATCGCGGAGCGGCTGGTGAAGGACATCCCGGGCGCGCGCCTGGAGCGGATCCCCGAGGCCGGCCACTACACCCCCCTCGACCAGCCCGGGCAGCTGGCCGCGCTCCTGCAGGTCCACCTCGATGCCGCCCGCGGGTGA
- a CDS encoding SDR family oxidoreductase, protein MSPAPRVALVTGAGVRVGAAIARHLGRHGYRVAGHYLTHRPRGLAAALQADLSTPDGPAALARAFRGAFDRLDLLVNGAAGFDERSLAATDAAAWDAQLDLNARAPLLLTRALAPLLRRCGGSVVNVADVGGGLVAWRGFAAYCASKAALVRLTECLALELAPRVRVNAVAPGTVLWPEAYPAARRRRLAARIPLGRAGTPDDVAAAVRFLAEAPYVTGVVLPVDGGRRLSGRGRE, encoded by the coding sequence ATGAGCCCCGCCCCCAGGGTCGCGCTGGTCACCGGCGCCGGCGTCCGGGTGGGCGCCGCCATCGCGCGCCACCTCGGCCGCCACGGCTACCGGGTGGCGGGCCACTACCTGACCCACCGGCCGCGCGGCCTGGCGGCGGCGCTGCAGGCCGACCTCTCCACCCCCGACGGCCCCGCCGCGCTGGCCCGCGCCTTCCGCGGCGCGTTCGACCGGCTCGACCTCCTGGTGAACGGCGCCGCCGGCTTCGACGAGCGGTCGCTGGCCGCCACCGACGCGGCCGCCTGGGACGCCCAGCTGGACCTGAACGCCCGGGCGCCGCTCCTGCTGACCCGCGCCCTGGCCCCGCTGCTGCGGCGCTGCGGCGGCAGCGTGGTCAACGTGGCCGACGTGGGCGGCGGGCTGGTGGCCTGGCGGGGCTTCGCCGCCTACTGCGCCTCCAAGGCGGCGCTGGTGCGGCTCACCGAGTGCCTGGCGCTCGAGCTGGCGCCGCGGGTGCGGGTCAACGCGGTGGCCCCGGGCACGGTGCTCTGGCCCGAGGCCTACCCGGCGGCGCGGCGGCGGCGGCTGGCGGCGCGCATCCCGCTCGGCCGGGCCGGCACGCCCGACGACGTGGCGGCGGCCGTCCGCTTCCTGGCCGAGGCGCCCTACGTCACCGGGGTGGTCCTGCCGGTGGACGGCGGCCGGCGGCTCTCCGGGCGCGGCCGGGAGTAG